The Sphingomonas sinipercae genome contains a region encoding:
- a CDS encoding fimbrial biogenesis chaperone: MNENQTGARSVSKHLKTIIIAIAAALAALVPSVATAMTVQPVVLNLSPGGRTMSQVVTVTNSFAYPLAVELRVEELALEPTGVRGTGRDPGDLVVFPPTAMIQPGQTQTFRVQYVGDPALARSKHYYVTVAQLPVKMQQGQSAVQVLYNFQVLVSVAPTGAKPQIGVASAQVERTGDGKTVPAVTFTNPSNAHGYLSNGRIRIVQKDASGKEVFRREFTAPEVQQAIGYGLIGAGQTRKVTLPLELPSATGSVEAQYTPVG, from the coding sequence ATGAACGAGAATCAGACGGGAGCGCGTAGCGTGTCGAAGCATCTCAAGACGATCATCATCGCCATTGCCGCGGCCCTTGCGGCGCTGGTTCCGAGCGTCGCAACCGCGATGACGGTGCAGCCCGTCGTGCTGAACCTGTCGCCGGGCGGCCGGACGATGAGCCAGGTGGTCACCGTCACCAACAGCTTTGCCTACCCGCTCGCGGTCGAGCTTCGAGTCGAGGAACTCGCGCTCGAGCCGACTGGGGTTCGCGGGACCGGCCGCGACCCTGGAGACCTGGTCGTCTTTCCGCCGACCGCGATGATCCAGCCGGGACAGACGCAGACCTTCCGCGTCCAATATGTCGGCGATCCGGCGCTCGCCCGCTCCAAGCATTATTACGTCACCGTGGCGCAGCTTCCGGTGAAGATGCAGCAAGGCCAGTCCGCCGTTCAGGTGCTCTACAATTTCCAGGTGCTGGTCAGCGTCGCCCCGACCGGCGCGAAGCCGCAGATCGGCGTCGCCAGCGCCCAGGTCGAGCGCACTGGCGACGGTAAGACCGTGCCGGCGGTGACGTTCACCAACCCGTCCAATGCCCACGGCTATTTGTCGAACGGCCGGATCCGCATCGTCCAGAAGGATGCCAGCGGCAAGGAAGTCTTCCGCCGCGAATTCACCGCGCCCGAAGTCCAGCAGGCGATCGGCTATGGCCTGATCGGCGCCGGCCAGACCCGCAAGGTGACGCTGCCGCTCGAGCTTCCGTCCGCCACCGGCTCCGTCGAAGCGCAGTACACACCCGTCGGCTGA
- a CDS encoding response regulator codes for MARILIAEDDPLTLEGIKLLLSASLHEVLGAVNDGAALLEQVPVLRPDLLLLDFDMPKRTGLDVLRTLRERGDKRPIVLLTGSMSDKRVYEALQLGLNGLVIKAQAPQHLVTCLDNVAAGRRWIDHDVLQRVMDLSMGGEGAADPLAALSKRERAIVGLILQGMRNKDIAGDLGIGEGTVKVHLHNIFEKLGVSSRMELALLAARSFE; via the coding sequence ATGGCACGGATCTTGATCGCGGAGGACGACCCGCTCACCCTTGAAGGGATCAAGCTGCTCCTGTCGGCTTCGCTCCACGAAGTCCTGGGCGCGGTGAACGACGGCGCCGCGCTGCTCGAACAAGTGCCTGTGCTTCGGCCGGACCTGCTCCTCCTCGACTTCGACATGCCCAAGCGGACCGGGCTCGACGTGCTGCGCACCCTCAGGGAGCGGGGCGACAAGCGGCCGATCGTGCTGCTGACCGGAAGCATGTCGGACAAGCGCGTCTATGAAGCGCTGCAGCTCGGCCTCAACGGCCTCGTCATCAAGGCCCAGGCGCCGCAGCATCTCGTCACCTGTCTCGATAACGTTGCCGCCGGCCGCCGCTGGATCGACCATGACGTGCTGCAGCGGGTGATGGACCTCAGCATGGGCGGCGAGGGGGCGGCCGACCCGCTTGCAGCCTTGAGCAAGCGGGAGCGCGCGATTGTCGGCCTGATCCTCCAGGGCATGCGCAACAAGGACATCGCGGGCGACCTGGGAATCGGCGAGGGCACCGTGAAGGTGCACCTGCACAACATTTTCGAGAAGCTCGGCGTCTCCAGCCGAATGGAGCTCGCCTTACTGGCCGCCCGCTCCTTCGAGTAG
- a CDS encoding Hpt domain-containing protein, with protein MTAEDTLRVQMAVLRRRFRDQGKARSERLAAACQRSDIEDIREVAHIIAGSAGLFGFPELAAQASDVSDRCRGGNSDEILAAARALGVALADVSDEED; from the coding sequence GTGACAGCCGAAGATACGCTCCGCGTGCAGATGGCGGTGTTGCGACGGCGGTTCAGGGACCAGGGCAAGGCGAGGAGCGAGCGGCTGGCGGCTGCCTGCCAGCGATCGGACATCGAAGACATTCGCGAGGTGGCCCACATCATCGCCGGAAGTGCGGGGCTGTTCGGCTTTCCGGAGCTCGCGGCGCAGGCGTCCGACGTCTCCGATCGCTGCCGTGGCGGGAATAGCGACGAAATCCTTGCCGCCGCTCGCGCCCTTGGCGTTGCGCTGGCTGACGTGAGCGACGAAGAGGACTAA